The following coding sequences lie in one Oryza brachyantha chromosome 10, ObraRS2, whole genome shotgun sequence genomic window:
- the LOC102705946 gene encoding CDT1-like protein b, protein MVEGKSTQLDLEKEGSSSPAATQKMKVEMEDSGSKVESPTPEKPESRRTGIAVSSLAKNLLAERYKDRFAAQLLGDKDEEETDDEDGNGSISPGGGNQCTVLENVDSSGASSKDEPNDLLEKHKNLLNLFNRMVSSIRLLSLRKKMTTFKNIATQVEILTKRKFLYTHLAQMKHLFPEAIQIKKILLHDEKSLCMYADMEITILMDAVECRSPDQSLSMEICDAFHSKLLSYLDAHHKDIDIPEAMLPEPFNSRDKLHLKAPHDGHSSEPHLQSSNENELSNASHFPRSFQKLMSKKIIVEGTDRTKLLSDPAELSTLNADDAEGPKRSSNMQDRHASIPFKADISATPSRQLISNCQESTPKQGTLCSPLMAETPAMQTPQRPLPTPIEKLETTNGQTSEARSASSARRSLVMYSPAKLEESSSDHDGAILISENEVTVGKCLFPDAGHNFTKTLEENNPVICFSDKDKNPKVDRAESQEKIASLQLTFDIICGISTKNSHITKQELFHNILANNLEIEETGDIEEQLHILEYLSPDWISKKVIPGGDILYSIKEIADQKSVRARLIEVI, encoded by the exons ATGGTTGAAGGGAAAAGTACCCAGCTTGACCTTGAGAAAGAAGGTTCAAGTAGCCCTGCAGCTACACAGAAGATGAAAGTTGAAATGGAAGATTCTGGAAGCAAAGTTGAATCCCCCACACCAGAGAAGCCTGAATCTAGAAGGACAGGGATCGCTGTCAGTTCACTTGCAAAAAATTTGCTTGCCGAGAGGTACAAGGACAGATTTGCTGCTCAGTTGTTGGGAGATAAGGATGAAGAAGAAACAGATGATGAAGATGGTAATGGAAGTATTTCGCCAGGTGGTGGTAATCAATGTACAGTTTTGGAAAATGTTGATAGTTCTGGCGCATCTTCGAAAGATGAACCAAATGATCTTCTTGAGAA GCACAAGAATTTACTTAATCTATTCAATCGAATGGTGAGTTCTATAAGATTGCTGAGCCTACGGAAGAAGATGACTACATTTAAGAACATTGCCACCCAGGTGGAAATACTCACAAAGAG GAAGTTCTTATATACACATTTAGCCCAGATGAAGCATCTGTTTCCAGAAGCAATCCAGATAAAGAAAATACTCTTGCATGATGAGAAAAGCCTTTGCATGTATGCTGATATGGAAATTACAATTCTAATGGATGCTGTAGAATGCAGAAGTCCTGATCAATCCTTGTCCATGGAAATATGCGACGCTTTTCACTCAAAGCTTTTGAGTTATTTGGATGCTCATCATAAG GATATTGATATTCCTGAAGCCATGCTACCAGAGCCCTTCAATTCAAGGGATAAACTGCATCTCAAGGCACCACATGATGGACATTCTTCTGAGCCACATCTTCAAAGTTCCAATGAAAATGAATTGTCAAATGCTTCACACTTCCCACGTTCTTTTCAAAAGCTCATGTCAAAGAAAATTATTGTTGAAGGAACTGATAGGACTAAGTTGCTATCTGATCCAGCAGAACTCAGTACGCTGAATGCTGATGATGCAGAAGGGCCTAAGAGAAGCTCTAACATGCAAGATCGGCATGCTTCTATTCCATTCAAGGCTGATATTTCTGCTACTCCAAGCCGCCAGTTGATCTCCAACTGTCAAGAGAGTACACCAAAGCAAGGAACTCTATGTTCACCCTTGATGGCTGAAACACCAGCAATGCAGACACCACAGAGGCCATTGCCCACTCCGATTGAGAAACTTGAAACCACAAATGGACAAACTTCTGAAGCACGATCTGCCAGTTCAGCTCGCCGTTCACTAGTAATGTACTCACCAGCAAAACTGGAGGAAAGCTCTTCTGATCATGATGGAGCCATCCTTATCTCAGAAAACGAGGTTACAGTCGGCAAATGCCTTTTCCCAGATGCAGGACACAATTTTACTAAAACACTAGAG GAAAACAATCCCGTCATTTGCTTTTCTGATAAAGACAAAAACCCAAAAGTAGACCGGGCAGAATCCCAGGAAAAGATAGCTTCTTTACAACTCACGTTTGACATAATCTGTGGTATTTCTACGAAGAATTCGCATATTACAAAACAGGAACTTTTTCACAATATTCTTGCTAACAACTTGGAGATTGAAGAGACAG GGGATATAGAAGAACAGTTGCATATTTTAGAGTATCTGTCTCCTGATTGGATATCTAAGAAGGTGATTCCTGGTGGAGATATTCTTTACAG CATTAAGGAAATAGCAGATCAGAAGTCAGTTCGTGCAAGACTCATAGAAGTCATATGA
- the LOC102705662 gene encoding S-(+)-linalool synthase, chloroplastic-like, whose protein sequence is MASRVFSSELLLLPVAAAAPAAHDGGRRRVRRRSPAIHPGRQELASHSMLPASEFDIQERLDGLTNDVQEMLVHQRRRSSTASGGGGRERMASVDHLKRLCIDHYFQDEVGSAMDAHLEELAHGGALLDATLAFRLMREAGHHVFADEVLGRFTDDNSDFSLAYSKDIRGLLSLQDISHMNIGAEASLHRAKEFSSRNLQSAIKFLEPNLARYVSQSLEHPYHVSLMQYKARHHLSYLQTLPTRCIAMEELALADFQLNKLLHQKELQEIKRWWMNLGLAQEIPVARDHVQKWYVWIMTAFQGATFSRYRIELTKIATFVYIMDDIFDLASTQEERSCFTQAIKMWDFAAADSLPGCMGSCYRAIYTVTNGIADMVEREHGVNPINHLKKAWAMLFDGFMTQTKWLSDNHVPASDDYLRNGVVTSGVPLMFLHLLFMLGHDVGKDAAELIENIPPVISCPSKIFRLWDDIGNTKKGLDGSYKQLYLKENPGLAAGEAEEHMRGLIASEWEELNRECFFFSLSGRSFPAGFTQAALNAARMVGVMYGHDGERRLPVLDDYLKMLLF, encoded by the exons ATGGCTTCGCGCGTCTTCTCCTCGGAGCTATTGCTCCTTCCagtagctgctgctgcgccggcGGCCCACGACGGTGGCCGGAGAAGAgtccgccgccgttcgccggcgATACATCCCGGCCGACAAGAGCTCGCCTCCCACTCGATGTTGCCGGCCAGTGAGTTTGACATCCAG GAACGTCTGGATGGCCTGACGAATGACGTGCAGGAGATGCTGGTGCATCAACGGCGAAGATCGagcacggcgagcggcggcggcggccgagagaGGATGGCCTCCGTCGATCACCTGAAGCGTCTCTGCATCGACCACTACTTCCAAGACGAGGTCGGCAGCGCCATGGACGCGCACCTGGAGGAGCTCGCCCATGGCGGCGCGCTGCTCGATGCGACCCTCGCGTTCCGGCTGATGAGAGAAGCAGGACACCATGTCTTTGCGG ATGAGGTTCTTGGAAGATTCACCGATGACAACAGCGATTTCAGCCTGGCTTACAGCAAGGACATCAGAGGGCTACTCAGCTTGCAGGACATATCACACATGAACATAGGAGCAGAAGCCTCACTTCACAGGGCAAAGGAGTTCTCAAGCAGAAACCTTCAGTCTGCCATCAAATTCTTGGAGCCAAACCTTGCAAGATATGTGAGCCAGTCACTGGAACATCCCTACCATGTCAGCCTGATGCAGTACAAGGCCAGGCACCATCTCAGCTACCTGCAGACCCTGCCTACTAGGTGCATTGCAATGGAGGAGCTTGCACTTGCAGACTTCCAGCTCAACAAGCTGCTGCATCAGAAGGAATTGCAGGAGATCAAAAG ATGGTGGATGAACTTGGGGTTGGCTCAAGAAATACCGGTTGCCCGCGATCATGTGCAGAAATGGTACGTGTGGATAATGACAGCATTCCAGGGCGCCACCTTCTCCAGATACCGGATTGAGCTCACAAAGATCGCCACGTTCGTGTACATCATGGATGACATCTTTGATCTTGCTAGCACACAGGAGGAGCGCTCCTGCTTCACTCAGGCAATCAAAAT GTGGGACTTTGCAGCTGCTGATTCCTTGCCAGGCTGCATGGGGTCATGCTACAGGGCTATTTACACAGTCACAAATGGCATTGCAGATATGGTCGAGAGAGAGCACGGAGTAAACCCTATCAATCATCTGAAGAAAGCT TGGGCAATGCTGTTTGACGGATTCATGACTCAGACAAAATGGTTGTCTGATAATCATGTTCCTGCCTCGGACGATTACCTAAGAAATGGCGTTGTCACTTCAGGAGTACCACTCATGTTTTTACACCTACTATTCATGCTAGGGCATGATGTGGGGAAAGATGCAGCAGAGCTTATTGAAAACATACCTCCTGTCATCTCCTGCCCATCCAAAATCTTCAGACTCTGGGATGACATAGGCAACACCAAG AAAGGGTTGGACGGATCATACAAGCAGCTGTACCTCAAGGAGAACCcagggctcgccgccggcgaggcggaggagcaCATGCGCGGTCTCATCGCCAGCGAGTGGGAGGAGCTCAACCGCGagtgcttcttcttctccctctccggGAGATCCTTCCCCGCCGGCTTCACGCAGGCGGCGCTCAATGCCGCCAGGATGGTCGGCGTCATGTACGGCcacgacggcgagcggaggcTCCCTGTTCTTGATGACTACCTCAAGATGCTGCTTTTCTGA
- the LOC121055608 gene encoding putative ripening-related protein 6, which translates to MEKAKQCAVALLAMLVLLLASCAAARRHGKPDRCGGGAGCSSPAVSEDGTPAVMTVNGFEEGEDGGGPAACDGRYHSDRDMLAALSTGWFAGGRRCHRAIRITSRRSGRSVVATVVDECDSRRGCQNNIVDTSAAVWEALGLDTNVGEVPVTWSDA; encoded by the coding sequence ATGGAGAAAGCTAAGCAGTGTGCGGTTGCACTGCTTGCGATGCTCGTGCTGCTGCTcgcgtcgtgcgccgccgcccggcgccaCGGCAAGCCGgaccggtgcggcggcggcgcggggtgctcgtcgccggcggtgtcGGAGGACGGCACGCCGGCGGTGATGACGGTGAACGGGTTCGAGGagggcgaggacggcggcgggccggcggcgtgcGACGGGCGCTACCACAGCGACCGCGACATGCTGGCGGCGCTGTCGACGGGGTggttcgccggcggccgccgctgccacagGGCCATCCGCATCACGAGCCGCCGGAGCGGCCGCTCCGTCGTGGCCACCGTCGTCGACGAGTGCGACTCCCGCCGCGGCTGCCAGAACAACATCGTCGACACGTCCGCCGCCGTCTGGGAGGCGCTCGGCCTCGACACCAACGTCGGCGAGGTCCCCGTCACCTGGTCCGATGCCtga
- the LOC121055568 gene encoding LOW QUALITY PROTEIN: putative ripening-related protein 5 (The sequence of the model RefSeq protein was modified relative to this genomic sequence to represent the inferred CDS: deleted 1 base in 1 codon), producing MASARAAATMAIFLLAALSAARLAASLRPGAGAGAVGVCRASGYLPGKSGNCERSNDPDCCEDGKRYPQYRCSPPVTASTGAVLTLNSFKKGKDGGGPSECDNAYHSDGEMVVALSTGWFAGMARCGRRVRIAAANGRTAYAKVVDECDSVHGCDDEHNFEPPCGNNVVDASPAVWDALGLDRSAGMEHITWSDDE from the exons ATGGCGAGCGCAAGAGCAGCCGCCACCATGGCGATCTTCCTCCtggccgcgctctccgccgcccgcctcgccgcctccctccgccccggcgccggcgccggcgccgtcggcgtgTGCCGCGCCAGCGGTTACCTCCCGGGGAAGTCCGGCAACTGCGAGAGGAGCAACGACCCGGACTGCTGCGAGGACGGCAAGAGGTACCCGCAGTAccggtgctcgccgccggtgacggcCAGCACCGGCGCCGTGCTGACGCTCAACAGCTTCAAGAAGGGAAAGGACGGC GGGGGGCCGTCGGAGTGCGACAACGCGTACCACTCCGACGGCGAGATGGTGGTGGCGCTGTCGACGGGGTGGTTCGCCGGCATGGCGCGGTGCGGCCGCCGGGTGAGGATCGCCGCGGCCAACGGGAGGACGGCGTACGCCAAGGTGGTCGACGAGTGCGACTCCGTGCacggctgcgacgacgagCACAACTTCGAGCCGCCCTGCGGCAACAACGTCGTcgacgcctcgccggcggtgtGGGACGCCCTCGGCCTCGACAGGAGCGCCGGGATGGAGCACATCACCTGGTCTGACGACGAGTGA